AGAGTGCTGAAGGTACTGCTTATCGCACGTGTAATTGTAGCATATGACTCTGGAACTGTGACTGCTTGAAACATGCTGACATTTCTGTCGTGTCGTGCTAGATAAAGCGGGAAAGAGTCCAGatgaagaggtggaggaggagcaggaggaggaagaggaggagcttaAGGCACctgaacaggaagtgacactGGACACGAGTTCTATCGCGGAGGAGGAAAAGCAGGCCATCCCGGAGTTCTTTGAGGGCCGTCCGTCAAAAACCCCAGAGAGATATCTCAAAATCCGCAATTACATACTCGACCAGTGGTGAGTCTGCTGGGGAGGCTACtgcatttatacacacacacacacgcacaaatatTTACAGTGCCAAAATATCTTCATTCAATGTCTTCATTGTGTGCCCACACGTGTGTGTCTTAGGGAGAGGAGCAAACCCAAGTACTTGAATAAGACGTCCGTGCGCCCTGGCCTGAAGAACTGTGGTGACGTGAACTGCATTGGCCGAATACACACTTACCTGGAGCTCATAGGAGCCATCAACTTCAACTGTGGTAAAGCCCTAAACTTTAGCCTGCCTGCTTACCTTTCAAGCTTTCTACCTGTTCCCTACCCAGGAAGCAGGTTTGCTGTGCCTATCATCATCTCGCCGCCATAtgaggtttttggtttgtgacCGTTATGGCTCTCCGTATTCCCTGCCGTAGACCAGGCCATCTACAATCGGCCCCGGCCAGTGGACCGCTCCCGGGCTAAGGAGAACCGGGACAGCCTGGAGACCTATCAGCTGGCGCAGAGACTGCAGTCCATGGTGAGTGAGGCCTGTGCTCACTAGTCTCGTACTCTCCCTGTCATTACTGCATCCAAGGCTACAGCACCCACTTACTGCCTGTTGACAGCAGGCGTTAGCTGAAGACCATAGATGGCAGAGCTTCCACTAGGGGGCACTGTGGCCACCGTGTTGCATTGGGCTCATTCTGTCCCCGTGTCTGCCTGTCTTGTCAGCGCACGAGGAAGCGACGGGTTCGGGACGCGTGGGGTAACTGGTGTGATGTCAGAGACCTGGAGGGCCACACCTATGAGGTAGCGGAGGTGCACGGACATGCCTGCACTTCACCACCCTCGTGACACGCCTGTGTGTGTTAGAATGGCGATGTCATGAGTGACGTGTAATACTGCGTTAAAGAATGTTTAAGTCCAGTCAGGCTAATGGAGTGTGTCGTTAGTTTACCATGAACTACCATGTACGTAGCAGATGCTCACATTTGTGGCACAAAAGCTGTTTTGAAAGACCTGCTTGGTATATCACAACATTTCTAAAGtttgcgtgcttgtgtgtgtgtgtgtgtgtgtgtgtgtgtgtgcgcacacccTTGCCCTGTAGCATTTGAGTGCTGAGGAGCTGGCCctcaggagagaggaggtgaggaagaGACAGCCACGGCCCTGCAAAGTGCCGAGACAtcaggggtgagtgtgtgtgtgtgtgtgtgtgtgtgtgtgtgtgtgtgtgcgtgtgcgtgtgcgtgtgcgtgtccgTGTCCGTCTGGGAGAACCAGACACCACATTTCTTACTGGAATTCATCTAGTAGAGCAAGATGACATTAACACCtaaacacctctctctctctctctctctctctctcactctctctctctctctctcactgtcattctctctctctctctttttattGCCTTGCAGCACTTTTGACCCATTCCAGCTTATTCCGTGCAAGGCTTTTGGAGAGGACACACAGGTTGGGGATGTAGTCTGTCCCATATGCACTTTCTTGTAAATGTACTTGTGTTGTACGAGTGCATAAAGGTGAACTTTCTAATGGCACTTTTTTCCTTTCCAAATCAGGAACCGTTCCGGGTTATAGTGTGTGCTGAAGCTCTGGTTGTCATGGATGTGGTAGGTCTACATCCAGCTGTTTGTAGACTGGATTATGAAACTAGTGCCACTGGATGAAACAGTCTAGTAATTAGACTCTATTTGGACAGTTGTAGGTCTAGTCTAGGGACAGGAACTCCACAGAGATTGGGACTACATGGCGCCATCTTGTGGATACTATTAATTTGAACATGCAgcacttaaaaaaatgtttaagtGGATGTACATTTGTACACTGACAATAAGTGCAGAATATAGTATGACTCTAACCCTGTCTGGAAGGTGAAAAGACTGCTAGTAAATGCTGGATTACATTTATGCTAGAGATTCGGCATGTTATTTAAGCAAAACTGATTAATACATTCAGAAACTATACGATCCTCAGGTCTTTGATATAATACCATGAAGGGAAAAGAACAGAGAAGATACTTCAGCTAAAGTTCACGTTGTTCTTCTGAAGGTTCCAAAGATCTTTGTTCTCTTTCTGGCAGCATGCTCATGTCTCAATGGGAGAGGTGATTGGTCTGCTGGGTGGATCCTACAGTGAAGAAGAGAAGGTATTGAAGGTAAGACACTAGATCTGGCACGAGCCACTTCAATGCTTCTGACATGGACTGGATTTCTAGCCTAGAATTGTGTATAACACAGACAAAGTTTACCACAAAATCTGATTGTTACTAGTGATGttattgtgtgatttgttgttgtggtggtggtaggtagtgtgtaggtagagtaaattgtgtgtctgtctgtgtgtgtgtgtgtgtgtgtgtgtgtgtgtgtgtgtgtgtgtgtgtgtgtgtgtgtgtgtgtgtgtctgtgtgtgtgtgtgtgtgtgtgtaggtctgtgcTGCAGAACCATGTAACAGCCTCAGCACAGGACTGCAGTGTGAAATGGACCCTGTCTCCCAGACTCAGGCCTCTGAGCTGcttgaggtcaaaggtcacagtGTTGTTGGTTGGTATCACTCCCACCCAGCCTTCGAGCCTAACCCTTCTCTCAGAGACATCGACACCCAAGCCAAATATCAGGTATAAGACTGAGTGCTACACAGAGATTCAACACACGTGCATGATGCAGACTGTAAATACAGCACACAATAAAGATTAATGCTAGAAACAGTTAATCCCACATGGGACAGTTCTTCATCTGGACCAGAACGTTTAAAATAAGAGAGTTGTTTTGGGTCTgaagtagggatgcaccgaaatgaaaattcttagccgaaaccgaaaaccgaaaatgaggaaaccaaggccgaaagccgaaaaccgaaacaccgaaatacattatgccaattattagtaacattggatttatggctaacctcactaaaatcaaagcattgctattcaaagaataaatcaactacaaaatttgatttgaaaatatgtatttagcactgacattacagtaatgcatattataaaataaaattagtggtgggccgttaacggcgataacgctgacaatggccgaccattaattaaatgtaactcgcttccagaccgtttttatctgagaggataaatatatgtattttatacgagttaaatttaattataactgactggcctgaaagataaatataaattctctcataaaaacgtgacgtgagttgcaacaacattaaacagctcaggtaaacacgcttttgagaaatgtcgtctgctcggcaaaacataacggggctcaatgttctctattagcctacgaaatcccgcatcctctacgacagagaacggctgatcgtctaaaggcaacgagttccataatttttggtgtaatgtccttttccttggcaccatcactggaaaacttttttgctagctttatccaaataaacacgtgcaggcgatttttgcttgcgtcatcacaacacattgtttcggccgtgttgtttcggtgatgaaagtatttcggccgaaaaccgaaaatgcaaatttaagccatttcggccgaaaattttcggtggccgaattttcggtgcatccctagtctgAAGGGTCATTGAAGGGATGAAGCAGGTTCCTAAGATGctaacatttctctctctctgtctctctctctcgctctctcgcagAGTTATTTCTCTCGGGGAGGAGCTCCATTTCTGGGGATGATTGTGAGTCCATATAACCCCACTAACCCGTCCCCGGAATCCCAGACCACCTGCCTGTTGGTTCAGGAGGAGGCGGGGCCTGCAGGTCCTCAGAGTGCGTATGCAGCATCTCTTCAATTACAAGGCAGACTTTGTGTGTTGTCCAAAAGACATTTCAACATTGTTCCcaaaacatttaaattattGTAAACATATAATTTATGATGTTTATCTATTTGGAACTGTTGGTATAAGATTTCTGCATGAAAAAACGTCATATGTGTTTTGTGACAGGACATTGTGAAAATGGTTTTATAAAGATGGTGATGTGCTTGTACGCTTTAGAGCTTCCCTTCAAGTTTGAGTATGAAGTCTCTGCGGAGCTCCCTGATTGGACGGGAGTGATGAAGAGAGCAGAGTGGGTGGTGTTCAAATACAGGCAGTCTCACGGGTCAGTGCATTTCCATCTTCACATCGGGCCAGCACCACCCTTAATAAAGCGTGAGCCCTGAACCGGTGCTTCAGTGAGGATTTGGGTTTATTGCCCAACAAACTGGACTGTTTGTTATCCGTCGGTGTGTAATCTACTGGTTGTGTTCTCTTTCAGGTGCATACCCATGGAAAGGCTCTACTGCAAAAGctcctctctcacctgtctggAGAAGGTAATGGAACAGAAATATGATTAGTACAGTTTCTGCTTCAGTTAAACAAATGGATTCTGGTTTGGCCTTATACGTTTAAAAGAACCTGCAGTTTTATGTGTTTTCCACAGATGCTGGTGTCCTTGAGGAAGATTCTCGCAGGGACACCAGAGGCAGAGACATTTCTGGTCCAGATGGAAACTTTGTTTATGACACGTTTCATTGTTAAGCAAGAATCCGTGCAAGACGAGACCATCTCCTTTTCAGTTGGTCGTGAGCCAGTGACCCAGTACCCTTTACACATATCCGCTGCCTCTGAGCCAACGGACAGTGACCTGGCCTTTGACTTTGAGGAGACGTGTGCTACAGAGAGGCCGCTCGGCTCTGAAACCAGAACCCCAGGGAAGACGTGTTCCCCAGGTCCTGAAAACCACCTATCCCCCAGTACAGAAGCGCAAGTGCCTCTTATCCAGACGGGTGCTGGACAAATGCATCAGTGACACTCATTTAACCTAAAGGCGAGCACACTCTCCAGGGAGAATTTCAGCTATTGCAGAACTGAACTTGGTTTTTGAATTTTCTACATTAAACCATCCCGTTAATCATTTACTGTGTGGAATGGTATACCTACATTCTTAATTGTGTTGTAGTCATCAGATACCTTATGCACATATTGCACTCAAAGCTAGCTAGTTAGTCAGacgcagtgtgtgtagtgtaaacACTTGTGGTTGGTTTCTCATCCCAATCTTTAGATGAAATGTTTATTTGTCTTTTCAGATGGGGGTGGGAAATATTGCGTTTCACTTTAACATGATCTCTAATAGCCTTTTAGGTTTTTCTAATTGTACATTGTTCCAAGTGAAATTCTTAAGTACAGCGTATCtaaattgtaaataaataaaattgacatTCATTTATTAAGTTataacatatttcatatttttctTAAGCGTTAATAAGTGGATTCGGTGCTGGGGGTGCTCGACGGAACCATACTCGCATGTCTAGTTCGCCCACGGATTGTTTTTGATGTAGCGCCACGTCTCCTGTAGTCGGTCAAAGCTGGAATTCCACGCTAGGACGATGAGGTTTTCGAGGGTTACTGGGACGAAAACGAAATCTTTTACATAAATGACTTCGGTTTACAATTGCGTTTAACAAAACTGATAGGAGTCGTAAACGGGAGTGTTCTTAGAGTTACCAAACTGGATAGTTAACTTGGTGTCTGCTCTAGATATGCACTAGCATAGCGAGCTAATGTCAGCTGGATATGTTACTTCATTCTAAGTGGACAGCGATAGTTCTGTTGCGAAACATTTTAACAGTTTTATCATATGAACAAATGCTTTATTGCTGTTTGGTTATCTGGTTGTAAGTCAGTTTATCGAAGTTAACTAGATAATTAAAGTATCTGGACATATAAGCGTGCAAAATGGCTTTGATTCGTCCTCTCAAAATTCAAATAATAACTTTACCGGTGCTCAGCAGTTTCCGGACTGTACACGCTCCATCTGCGCTGCGG
The window above is part of the Brachyhypopomus gauderio isolate BG-103 chromosome 9, BGAUD_0.2, whole genome shotgun sequence genome. Proteins encoded here:
- the mysm1 gene encoding histone H2A deubiquitinase MYSM1, with amino-acid sequence MRCRDWDTGGRGHGDRARLARAALVVIIGNMADEMDVVDIEGDECGTDEGDTGAVLLQDDYLQSAWKSNTAVLPWALDSSISEENREVIESMLLEEQYYFAGKKVPKVAWTTEKHKVKKSPVKSSGSVARWSQEEKNLFEKGLTQFGRRWTKISKLVGTRTVLQVKSYARQYFKNKDKADGHAVVSSDKTQSMLLEAPPTGSTPHSIQPRLPTLTNAIRIERLSDDEDVDITDDLSDEASQPESHSNLCDEPKASDQRHDPVHLTPIAPSTDRLTNHITNSEETSDRPVRLCPGGTADVSQTLAESEQAWQEEACCSAPSPATHTLPGDESAEDKAGKSPDEEVEEEQEEEEEELKAPEQEVTLDTSSIAEEEKQAIPEFFEGRPSKTPERYLKIRNYILDQWERSKPKYLNKTSVRPGLKNCGDVNCIGRIHTYLELIGAINFNCDQAIYNRPRPVDRSRAKENRDSLETYQLAQRLQSMRTRKRRVRDAWGNWCDVRDLEGHTYEHLSAEELALRREEVRKRQPRPCKVPRHQGTFDPFQLIPCKAFGEDTQEPFRVIVCAEALVVMDVHAHVSMGEVIGLLGGSYSEEEKVLKVCAAEPCNSLSTGLQCEMDPVSQTQASELLEVKGHSVVGWYHSHPAFEPNPSLRDIDTQAKYQSYFSRGGAPFLGMIVSPYNPTNPSPESQTTCLLVQEEAGPAGPQKLPFKFEYEVSAELPDWTGVMKRAEWVVFKYRQSHGCIPMERLYCKSSSLTCLEKMLVSLRKILAGTPEAETFLVQMETLFMTRFIVKQESVQDETISFSVGREPVTQYPLHISAASEPTDSDLAFDFEETCATERPLGSETRTPGKTCSPGPENHLSPSTEAQVPLIQTGAGQMHQ